From Pedobacter cryoconitis, one genomic window encodes:
- the queA gene encoding tRNA preQ1(34) S-adenosylmethionine ribosyltransferase-isomerase QueA, whose amino-acid sequence MKLSQFKFNLPESLVANNPSEHRDEARLMVLHKETGKIEHKIFKDVLDYFDDQDVMILNNTKVFPARLYGNKEKTGATIEVFLLRELNKELRLWDVLVDPARKIRVGNKLYFGDDDLLVAEVVDNTTSRGRTIRFLFDGTDEEFRKNIEILGETPLPKYIKRKATAQDKERYQTIFAKHEGAVAAPTAGMHFSRELMKRLELKGINFAEVTLHVGLGTFRSVEVEDLTKHKMDSEQFIIEESQANIVNKALNEKRRICAVGTTSMRAIESAVSSGRMLKPANDWTSKFIFPPYDFSIANSMITNFHTPESTLLMMVSAFGGYDYVRHAYEVALKEKYRFYSYGDAMLII is encoded by the coding sequence ATGAAGTTATCTCAATTTAAGTTTAATCTACCTGAATCATTAGTTGCCAATAATCCTTCAGAACATAGGGACGAAGCCCGTTTAATGGTTTTGCATAAAGAAACCGGTAAAATTGAACATAAAATATTTAAAGATGTTTTAGACTATTTTGATGATCAGGATGTCATGATTTTGAATAACACCAAAGTTTTTCCTGCACGTTTATACGGTAATAAAGAGAAAACAGGTGCTACAATTGAAGTATTTTTACTACGTGAACTGAATAAAGAATTACGTTTATGGGATGTTTTAGTAGATCCGGCACGTAAAATCCGCGTAGGAAACAAACTTTATTTTGGTGATGACGATTTGCTGGTAGCAGAAGTTGTTGACAATACAACATCACGTGGACGTACTATCCGTTTCTTATTCGACGGTACTGATGAAGAATTCAGAAAAAACATTGAGATCCTTGGAGAAACTCCACTTCCAAAATATATTAAACGTAAAGCTACTGCACAGGATAAAGAACGTTACCAGACTATCTTCGCTAAACATGAAGGTGCTGTTGCCGCTCCTACTGCTGGTATGCACTTTAGCCGTGAGTTAATGAAACGTCTGGAATTGAAAGGGATTAATTTTGCAGAAGTAACCCTTCACGTAGGATTAGGTACTTTCAGATCTGTTGAAGTAGAAGATTTAACTAAACACAAAATGGATTCTGAGCAATTCATTATTGAAGAATCACAAGCTAATATCGTTAACAAAGCATTGAACGAAAAAAGACGTATCTGCGCTGTAGGTACTACTTCTATGCGTGCAATTGAATCAGCTGTTTCTTCAGGAAGAATGCTTAAACCAGCAAATGACTGGACAAGTAAGTTCATTTTCCCTCCGTATGACTTCAGTATTGCAAATTCAATGATCACTAACTTCCACACACCTGAATCTACGTTATTGATGATGGTAAGTGCATTTGGAGGTTATGACTACGTTAGACATGCTTATGAAGTTGCATTGAAAGAAAAATATCGTTTCTACAGTTACGGTGATGCGATGTTAATCATCTAA